The DNA window TCCTTCTTCTTTTCATCCTGCCTCACacgtctctcttcttttttcagtGGTGGGAACGCGTTCGTTATCCTTCAGTGAGTACCTGGTGGGGCTGGAGAGCTCGGGATGGCTGAGGCACATCAAGGCCGTCGTGGACGCAGCCGTCTTCCTCATGAAGGTCTgcactgttgttttttgttttgtttttgttttttaattgaaAGGGCGCTTTTTACCAGAACAGATTTTCTTGTACAAAAAACGCATTCTCGACTGtaattcttgtttttgttttcatgttgtttattcactaaaataaaaatgaaagacAAGAATTACTGTCAAAGGCCTGAGCTATTATCCATATCAATTATTTCGTTATATTGTCAATTACACGTAGCTCATGTGAAAAGAAATTGGTGGAAATacaatgttttttctttgttctttGATGCATTGTAAATATTTGAACAACAGAATAATTGAAAGTGCTGAATGTCCTGCAGTTTCATGAGCATGGTGTAAACCGTGTTGACGGCTCACTTATTCAAACTGAAATATGTCCTTTCCCCAAAAACATCATTGAAGGAGAGTGTTTCTCTGTTCTTTGATACAAAGCAAATATTCAACAGCAGAAGAAATGAAAGCTGTTCACTTTCTACAGTTGGATTAGAATGTTCTAAACAGTGTTGCCAGCTCACTTATCACATTTCAACACCAAAAACAATCTCAGTCACTACTATTAATTATCAGTCACTCTATAATACCATTAATAActataataatactactaattcATTTCAAAATGTGTGTTCTTATTGAGCGTCCTGCTGTGTGTTTTCCAGGCGATGACAGTAGAGGGCGCCAGTGTGCTGGTTCACTGCTCAGACGGCTGGGACCGCACAGCACAAGTCTGTTCACTAGGAGCCCTGCTCATGGACCCCTACTACCGCACCATCAAGGGCTTCTTggtaggagcacacacacacacacacacacacacacacacacacacacacacacacacacacacacacacacacacacacacacacatacacatacacatacacacacacacacacacacacacaccatcaagagTTTCATGGTAGGAGCACCTACAGAACAGACACAcatttattattggaaatgactattTAGACGTACTATCATCTCtctgtgaattcttgctattgaaatattttgagaacatacctttTAAACCTAtagaaaatacattttgcaatgcagtacaatgcaatgcaatggccaATACTAAAATGAAGTTATACTTTTACATGTCCATTTCCACaaattttccaaaatggatacCGGTATATGTAATTTTACAACGAAGCTCTTCATGAAAAAGATAGAATGTAAAGAAGGTAGATGGCTTCTGACCTATTCTCCAAATGATGCTGCCTCGGAAGCAAGGCCATTTTCCCTGGTAGTGTCTGCTCCACTGGTTGATGTATCAGGCATACCGTATATGTCAGGTGAATGTTTGGCAAATGATCTCAAATGCTGTTCATCCTTTCTCCAGGTACTGATTGAGAAAGACTGGATATCTTTCGGCCACAAATTTGCTGACAGGTCAGTTTGAACGTTTTGTTACTGTTGTCATGAAAGTTGTATTTTCTCTTTCTGCTGTGTGTATTCTGCATGCATTATCTTCAAATATAAAAGAATACTATTCATGGTGCTGTAAACTTCAGTTGCACAATATCTGGGAAAAGAGcgcaaaataaagacaaaaaataaaaacaatacctGCATCTACccctcaccccctccacctctcctctaccacatgtcccccatccctccccctcccatCCTCCCCATCTCCCACACTGGTCTCAGCAGAAGGGggaccccccctctctttcccacaCCTTTCCCGTCACACTCTACTAGTCTGAATAAAGGCTTTAAAAGGGTTTTTTTAAGAAAAGTGAAAATAAATAACTACCTAGCTACCTACCCACCCACTTACCACTTATgtttcctgtcatactctcaaaGCTGTCCTTTCTGAATAAAGACttaaaaaatcaaaaacaaatcATCAAAGTCGTCAATGTGACCAGGTGTGACCACATTATGTGCTATATAagtaatattgattgattgattgattgattgattgattgattttcaaTGTGGCCAGGTGTGACCAGCTGGATGGCGACCCTAAGGAGGTATCGCCGGTCTTCACCCAGTTCCTGGAGTGTGTGTGGCAGCTGACGGAGCAGTTCCCCCAGGCCTTCCAGTTCAACGAGTGGTTCCTCATCCAGATCCACGAGCATGTCCACTCCTGCCAGTTTGGAAACTTCCTCGGCAACTGCCAACGCCAGAGAGAGGACCTCAAGTGAGTATTCAAATCAAATAAATGTGCATTTAGTGTAATACAGTGTAATAAGTGTGCAATTGTATGAAGCATCAGTATTTCGTTACATATGAGGGGCTTCAATCCATTCTGAACGTTTCAAAGGAGATTTGTTggtttcgtgcgtgcgtgcgtgcgtgcgtgtgcgcgcatccatctgtctgcatgtgtgtgtgtgtgtgtgtctccagactGAAGCAGAAGACGTACTCCCTGTGGGCACACCTGTTGTCTGAGCAGCAGAACTACCTGAACCCCCTGTACGACCCCACCTCAGCCCAGACACAGCCCGTACTGGAGCCCAGCACACAGCCATTCCACTTCAGGTGGGtacacactccctctcctctcctctcttctctctttctttctaataactggccttgccttgcctctcttcctctcatccttcccgcctctctcctcctcctttcactTTAATATGTTTTGCAGCTcaaatgaatgtgtttgtgtgcttgtgcaggTTTTGGAGGAACATGTACCACCAGTTTGACCGCTCGCTGCACCCGCGGCAGTCGGTGGTGAAGCAGGTGCTGACCCTGAGGGAAGCCTCCAGGGAGCTGGAGAACACACTACGAGAACTGGAGGCCGTGAGTCGCACAtgtacaccctctctctctctctctctctctttctttctttctttctttctttctttctttctttctctttctttctttctttctttctttctttctttctttctttctttctctctttctttctttctttctctctttctttctttctctttctttctttctttctttctttctttctttctttctttctttctttctttctttctttctttatctataTCTCTCCTCCATTATCAAAGCTTGACCCACAGGGCCTTACAGTATGAAAGGCCGACATGAGTTAATAAAAATGTCCACGTacagtgtatgcatgcacgcacgcacacacacatacataaatacatagtatacatacacacacacacacacacacacacacatatttccatCAATGTAGATCttcatgcctcctctcctctcctctcctcccctctccagaaGCTGAAGGCTCGTGGCGTGCCGGTCTCTCCTCTGGCGGTGCGGACCTCCCATCGGCGGCGCCATCGCTCCTCCCACCCCACCCGGCCGCGCTCCCTCATCCTGGGCGCACCGCTCAGCCGCAAGgaggcgcagcagcagcaggagacgcagcagcagcaggaggagaaggagacgcgAGGCCAGCTGGACGAGGAGCCGGTGGTGGAGGCGCAGGAGGcccaggagctggaggaggacgaTGACCATGACGACGAGGACGATGAGGACGACGACGACAGCGGCCTGGCCCGCAGCTGCAGCGAACGGACAGTAGAGGGCAGCAGCGGCACGGAGAACTGCTACGGGGACCTAGAGGAGTCTTACGGCAGCGCGGGCAAGGCGGAGCCGGCCGTGGTCAGCCTGGAGTACGGAGTGGCACGCATGACCTGCTGAGCTGCACTGGGGACTGGGGACTGCACCGGAGTTGTGGAAAGTAGAAGGAGAAGTGATCttagagatgtaattacaacacttggtAGAATGATATTACAaatttgaaaccatgtaatatcatcgCACTAGTGTTATaaatacatctgtaagagtagtcCTACTTCTGCTTTATACCTCTCTGGACAGTACTGTTCTATAAAGGCAACGTTGCAGTAGCTACGCCAACTTTGAAACGGAGAATAAGGCCTTCAAAGCTTTGGTACAAGGTTGGATATTGTATTTTCTGCAAATTGGACAGAGCAATATCTGTAAGACTGgacacacatttggaccataacacTTTAtcccaagataaaggaggtgtaatgaagaccattttcagtctaaactgaatTTTGACCAAAAAAtgtattactgcactttgcctttgtagaggaGGCAATGGCTGAAGGAATGTTCGAAGGACACAGCAACGGCTGGACTTTCGGGAGACTAGACACAGTCTGGTTTCAAACAGACTTGAAGCAATTTTCAAATCAActgttgatattttttttgtAACTGAAAAACAAATTTCCTGGTTGGAAATTGCCAATTTCCAGAATCACCCATTTGACATCAAAAACAGATTTCCTGGCTGGCATTGCCCATCAGAAACAAGTCACTCTGTCATTTCCTGTCCTGATATGGAGAAGGGTGTTTCTGATTGCCAAtttccaaccttttccaacgtccaATCTGTTTTTCAGTAGCAACATTAACAGTGGAAAATGCTTCACATCAGTTTATctcagtgatggacaacctgtaGATATAATCCAGTGTCATATATCGCAAAAGATGTTTTCACAGCCCAATTCAACCAGTTGAATGtcccaattggacaggtaaaaccaggtcatttggaatatgtggccctgggttgtagcttctgaatcctggttgcccatcactggtttaACTGAACGGAACAGACCTTTGGTGTCCATTCTAGGCAGTATAGAGGTATTGGCTGGAGGGCAGGTGGAGAGGTCAGGACTGGTTTGAGGTGTTTGAGGGCTTGTAGATAGACCTTGGGacggagtgtgtgtttgcgtgcgtgcgtgcgtgtgtgtgtgtgtgcatggaaagGGTGTGCGagatgagagtctgtgtgtgtatgggtctgagtgtttgtgtatgggtgtgtgtatgtgtgagatgaggcagtgtgtgtgtgtgtgtgtgtttgcttgtgtatggatgtgtgtgtatgtgtggacgaGTGTGTTGTCTGGCAGCTTTGGTGATGGCACTACTCCCTGCTTTGGCTGCCATGTGTCGAATGGACGAGGAGAGCAGATGgctttgtctgtgttgttgtaaAATGGCTGTATGTAAAAGAGATGTTATCACAGGCTTCACCTGaagaagaatctttttttaaaatataaatatatatatgtatgaaaGAGAATAATATCAATAGCactaaaaaatgaataaaactgaTGGATATTACCAAAAAAAATCTGCATCGAGTACACCGTTTTTTGtttgttcctcctcttcctcctggccTCTTGAAAGGCCAACTGTGTTCATCATTTCTCTGTCAGTTCTAATTtgtccagcagacacacacagatgattgGACCTAAATGGCTGTGGCCACCAGGGAATTTACGTTcaatccattttttttaaatgtgacgTGCTTTTAAAGGAGAGTGATTTTTCATCACGCTTCTTTAAAATCCACGTGCCCTATGATGTGCACCGTTGAATTCGGGTCTCTGAAACCGTTATGGGGGCATGGCATAGGTCGTGCTGCCATTATAAACCTCTCATATGGGGTCAGCTGTAGGTAACATCAATGGGTCACACAAGGTCACTTGTAGACGTTATTCATCCCTAAATTATACCAGTCCCACACCAAGCAGACATGATTGATGTTGCACATTACAGGGGTCTTTTTACGATTGGTTATTATGGTGGGTCCTTAAGTTTTCATTAAGCGAGCTCCCACCGACGGCTCATACAGTAATTGTAAGCCATTTAGAAGAAGAACATTCAGTTATACTGgggatttgtttttttgggggggttcttttttttttttgcaggattgcagtgtgtttgtgtcccaATCAGTGCATTCACTGGCGTTATATTTCAGTAACAGTCCAGTTTTGCTGTAATACTTTAGTAAAGCTACAGTTTTCATTATGCAGTAAAACACAGATTAAGGGTATCAGTTGTTTTCGATAGGGTATCAGTTGTTTTCGATAGGGTGCGCACGTCCAAAGtgactttttgcaggtgccagacaatatAAGTTGCTTTTTATTAAGAAATAAAGTTACATGTTATGCAGACCTACCTCTTTCAACTTCATAAGGGTGTCGCCCACCCACATCCAGAGGCTAGACCAAGCACCAATGCAGTCAGAGCAGGGGGGTTATTACTGGGCAGAGGCCCAAGACCTGCTGTATTAAATAGGGGAAGTGGATTACTGGGGAGGGATGGGCTTTACCTTAATCCCTCTGAACTGAACTAGCATGGCATGGGCTCCTGCCAAAGAAATAAAAACCTCTGCAAGCATGGGCAACAAGAGACCTGGGACCtcggcctcacacacacaaaaaagtaaccTAACTCACGCAAACTTCAGATTTACTAAGATTGAGCACGTTTCAAATCAAAATGTTGGGTGTATATGACGGATGCTTGGCAATTCTTGCATACGAAAAGATTTGTATAGGTAATCCACTTAAGTCTCTTAGTGCATGAGGCCCCCTGGTTTTATATGGCGTTGTGCCAACAACATGGCCTGtgaatgttaatgttaatgtaatgGTGTTCGTATATGAAAGAAAGAAGTAAAGCTGCTCAGATCAGAATGACAGGTTGACGACAAGTTGAAAATTAAAGTATAATTTTAGCCATCATTTCCAAAATGTATTCACGAATTGGATagttccatgaatatttactagctAACATTTACTGGTCTGTACAACGTAGGCGGTTctttataataaaaataataattctcATTAATATTACActtcttcatgtatgaaaacaaacgtattttcccagtcataacgaaaAGCCTACTTATAAaaagatggtggtggtaaatactgTATAAATGAAATATATAAAATTTATGAATGGGCACTGGGCAGCATAAATGCAGGAAACACCTTACTAAAAAAAATACACTCTATCTAGTAAAATAGACCTACAGTGAAATTGGCATGGTGATGTTACGGAAGTGGATGTTGTTTTGTTTCCCATGCCATATCTCATGGTGGCCATGACAGGTGCTCATTATATTATGTGCAAGGAAAACAGAGCCACTTCCCATGAGGGTCCTTAACAAATATGCATGCATCTGCTTTACAGCTTTAAAGCTTGAGAGGGGATTTCACACTGAGTGATACCCACAGCTAGTAGAACACTAAGAAGAAGATATGGGGAATTCAGAGCAGCTGACAGagttggctgggcctgggacaaagtaatctgaaaacccccaccaccacctaacacatacaatataatggggaggGACCCaatcccttggcccgggacaactgacccctttgcttccCTGCTGTTGTGAACTGAGCATTCAGACCACTGGAGCATGTGTGGCGGCCATAAAAAGTCACTTTGTGTCAGTTGTAAAAGCCAAGGTAAGGTttgcatgtcatgtttgtttttcttttcatcctTCCTTTATTATCTCTGACATGTATCGATGGCGTAGGACATCGGAGGAAGTCCTGTGTGTGCAGCCACGCCACCCGCTGATCAAACAGTAGATAAGCACATAGGGGTGCGTTGTCGTGTGACCGGTTAAATCTTTTCAGCATTACGCATTAGGACTACCGTAGTCTGCACTGCGGGCCCGGATTAAtggcttgatatggctgcagcctaggggggccccaCCAGCTAGGGGTCCCTTGATTGGTCGAAGGAGGAAAACAATTTTGTTGAATAACAGATGCTGTATTGAAAAATGTACTTCTTGGTAATACTCCTCTATATAGTTGGCAGATTTAATTTATAGCTCGGAATTCtgacactgtttatgtaattttgtcatgATTCTTTTTTTCTGCGGGGGGCCTATCACAATCTGTAGTCTAGGGGCCCGGAGGTATCTTAATCCAGCTCTGGTAGTCTGCTACCTGTTGTAAACAGTGGAGCGTATCACAAACAATGGCTCTGTCTGTAGTCTGGCCAGAAGTTTGCGTGGCCTAACAAACAAAGCGGCTCAGTGGTGATGGACTATTAGGTCCACCCAAGTGCACACCCAAGTACACGCAACccctcacccccaacccaaccccccttttttgttttgtggaGAAGTGGGGGAGGAATAATCCGCAATGGTTGACCCACAGCCCCAGGACAACCTTGCTAATGAGCAATATGATGCGTATACAGTTTgaaatgtgtgcatctgtgaggaAGCTACtgaccaaagaaagaaagaaacattgtTAATTACCTCCCAGAAGAAAAGACCAGGTCTCTGTGAAGCAGACATGGGAAATCAATTATTAATGGCTGCTAGGCATCCAACTAGGCCTGCAGTCCACAATATGGTTCAATATGGTATATTGGCAGCAATGGCTTATCAGTCTGGGGCTTTAGCTCagttgtattgtgctgtgcctcccatgcccgaactgtaTCGTTGACTGGAGGGTTCGAACCTTGAGTGCTGAACTAGCGTACCTCACCTCAATTACACCAGAGACGGCCCATTATGAATTAAAGAATATTTGGTTACACTACTACCAAGCAAGCCGACATTGGGGGGGTTTGGTTGTCTCGGGCCTAGAattgggtgccctttcagatgattctgTCTGACTCCTGGGCCCGACTAAAGCGGTCAGCACCCCTGACTTTGACATCCGGTTTCATCCCTCCTTACCACCCGGGCACAACTGAGTTGTCTGTCAccgtcacacacagtcacttctGATGATTGTGACTTAAATGTGAGGCTAGCTCACAATTCAGAGTCCTGTAATTGAGCAGCAAGATCTGTTGTACATGGGTCCATTCAATagactattgtattgtattgtattgtctatTGAAACTGTGCTTCCTCCCACAGTTCTCTGCAAATGCCCCACTTTTATTCTGGCCTATCCAGGAATACATTGTCCTGGCTAGGGAGCAGAGAAGCCCACAAAGGgagtcaaaggggtcagttgtccaaggcCCCAGGGAGCGGGGAATCCAGAATAACATTCtctttacattgtttgtattggttgggggtcctttcagatgacctcgtcccaggcccggccaaagttgtcagcagccctgctggtGAGTTCACACAATGGAACATCTCTCTGATAACTGAGCAACTGAATTAGTTTACAATCAGAAGTGGTGCAAAGCACATCAGACAACAACAATCACTGGCTATATTTAATCATATATTTAATTATACTATATCAAAATATCATATTTAATAAACTGAACTATGAcattgttgcacacacacacacacacacacacacacacacacacacacacacacacacacacacacacacacacacacacacgcacacgcacacacacacacacacacacacgcacacacacacacacacatcccctccaTCCAGTCAACCTCATGTGGCTGTGATTAGCCCGGTTCCCCTGGTCTCCCCAGTAGAGATTTGGTGGCACAGATACAGTATTATAGTGAATGAGATCAGCACAGCTGAGCCAGTCTACTAGGCTACATTGACCAACAGACACGTTAAGGCGAGGAGAATGATAAAGAACCAGTCTTCATGAACCCAACACAAACACTACCTACACTAACCCAATGTTAGTAATATGTAATATGAGTATGGGTAATATGATGAGCCCAATAGACCCCGGCCTCTACataagcagggctgctgacaggtttggccaagcctggggcaaagtcatctgaaaacacacacacacacacacacacacacacacgcacacacgcacacacacacacacacacacacacacacacacacacacacacacacacacacacacacacacacacacacacacacacacacacacacacacctccaatacatacaatgtaatgaggacccaattctgtgttaccctgtcggcttccctgcatctAAGTACTATGCTATGCTTACAACAAGTGTTTTAACTAGAAACGCAAAGTCACTCCAAGGTCAGCACAcaagacgcgcacacgcacgcacacatgctccggcacccacccacacacacacacaataggctacATACAGACCCACACTCGAGCTGAGCTAAACTGGTAGACATGGAACTAGAAAAACAAGTTTGCCAGAACatgaaagagatgagatgagatgagcgtcAGACAGCAGGCACACGCCAGATGGCTTCCCTATATGCAAAAAAATCCCTTTAGTATCTGTTTTCATGGCTGCCCTACCTCTAGTTAGTCTAAAAAGAGAGGGTGTAGTGGAGTGAGGAAATGACAGCAAGGTCCATCCAATCTTCAAACTTTTTGGTTAACAGGTTTTTTtggttaaagatcgcctctcaacgtaatttaattaatattgccgtgttcccaattgttattgaatgtgttacgcgttggtcctgttttaaaaaacgttctggttgctttgtttcaagacgtttttgcaagctggcaaggtggcttgtggagaaacgagagagtgttccgtgtttctcgtggaaatgcgtctctgattggctcactcctcctgctctcaaagaaacgcgtctctgattggctcagtcctccagtccttggagtgaatgtaatgggaaacagagtcgccacttctccgggtggtactgcactataggggcgccaacggaggcgtgcaggctccattcagggctgtgctctttcgacagtgacccctaggcgagctgcaggcacggagcaacaggagtgagcaggctttatgtatgaggctttgtgctgtgtgtgtacctgagagtagcaaccagctgatagctaagctaagctatgtttcgggccaccagacgttgcttgctttgaaaacaagcagaaaaaaattactcgacatgtttttagataaatgggtcgatataaacctttgtgggcaacgccttctttcgacgtgacgaaacacagaaaggctttcgtgattcgctcgtttctctgcattattgatgtaaattgggaaacaccgggaaacacagccaggagagttgacgcaccgctatgagagccttgcaagtgagtttaacttggggtgaccgtccgatcttcgaaaggagtgagtaaaactgagttttatcggaagttggcctttaatgtaATGCCAATTGGACAAAAAACGTATGAGTTTATTGTTATGACTTTGACTTTCTATGAGAAAGAAGATCATGCTGGTAAATTCTAGAATCCTGGAGGGACTAAACAGAAGTGGTGTAGTGAGAAGGAATAACAGCAAGGGCCATTAAAACAATCAAACTTGGTTTTTTACCTTGTGTAATGCCAGTTGGAcagatttattttcattttgtttttggcgAGAGAGGTGATCATTTGTCGATGGCTGCAACATTCACTCCCTCCCTAAAAAAACATTGTTGTCATGACTGCAATATATCTGTGAGATTGAAAGCTGTACTGGTTAACATTTGCACAATGTGATTTGGACTAAACATAGTCGTGTAGTGGAGTGGATGAACAACAGTGCCAAGGTCcaaacttcaaacttgttttttttctgctaacGTAATGCCAGTTGAGCAGATTTTGGCGAGAGAGGGCAAGCATTCATCGATTGCAGCAGAAACACTCAGCTCTCTCACTCACAGTCAAGGGCTGATTGCTGCACGGGCCTGAGCAGAGAGggtggattactgcatgggcctaccgggcccaggtccaggggcccaagaaccaagggggccctgaagcccaagcctccgcattatataactagaatgggcactcggtagagcgcaaaccttcgcctacgccacttatttttttctggccatcttcagagtgtggggcgtaacattctccaaattttggtgttagtttcatttaaattggaccggaatatcgtaatattacatatttggcccagtcttgacctcttattcaattccgcatgcacacgttgttctggcatatagtgcttggcaaagaaaaacgtttttgaccttttcgtgaccttgaccttgacccaatcactcccaaaaagtaatcgattgttccttgggtcatgaccaatcatcccagtaaatttcataaaaatcggctgaatttacgtttttgaccttttcgtgacctttgacctttgacccaatcactccaaaaaagtaatcgattgtcccTTGGgtgatgaccaatcatcccagtaaatttcatataaatcggctcaatgtacattttttaccttttcgtgaccttgacctttgacctttgacccaatcactcccaaaaagtaatcgattgttccttgggtcatgaccaatcatcccactaaatttcatcaaaatcggctcagttttgtctGAGTTATACGGAGTACAAACACaaattttgaccttgacctttgacctttgacccaatcactcccaaaaactaatcgattgttccttgggtcatgaccaatcatcccaccaaatttcataaaaattggctcaatgtacgtttttgaccttttcgtgaccttgaccttgacctttgacctttgacccaatcactcccaaaaagtaatcgat is part of the Engraulis encrasicolus isolate BLACKSEA-1 chromosome 9, IST_EnEncr_1.0, whole genome shotgun sequence genome and encodes:
- the mtmr6 gene encoding myotubularin-related protein 6, with amino-acid sequence MEHIRTPKVEQVKLVDRLSNKTVSGTLHLTATHLIFAESNPANAQEIWILHHHIASVDKMPLTTSGCPLIILCRNFRAVHFILARERDCHDVYSSLLRLLRPVSYDELYAFSYNPKQNDQQREEGWGLVDLAAEFERMGVPSDQWQLTDVNRQYKICDTYPRDLYVPITASKPIIVGSSKFRSKGRFPVLTYFYQEKKSAMCRCSQPLSGFSARCLEDEHMLQAISKTNHNCRFIYVMDTRPKLNALANRAAGKGYENEDNYSNIRFQFVGIENIHIMRASLQKLLEVVGTRSLSFSEYLVGLESSGWLRHIKAVVDAAVFLMKAMTVEGASVLVHCSDGWDRTAQVCSLGALLMDPYYRTIKGFLVLIEKDWISFGHKFADRCDQLDGDPKEVSPVFTQFLECVWQLTEQFPQAFQFNEWFLIQIHEHVHSCQFGNFLGNCQRQREDLKLKQKTYSLWAHLLSEQQNYLNPLYDPTSAQTQPVLEPSTQPFHFRFWRNMYHQFDRSLHPRQSVVKQVLTLREASRELENTLRELEAKLKARGVPVSPLAVRTSHRRRHRSSHPTRPRSLILGAPLSRKEAQQQQETQQQQEEKETRGQLDEEPVVEAQEAQELEEDDDHDDEDDEDDDDSGLARSCSERTVEGSSGTENCYGDLEESYGSAGKAEPAVVSLEYGVARMTC